Proteins encoded together in one Astatotilapia calliptera chromosome 7, fAstCal1.2, whole genome shotgun sequence window:
- the LOC113025121 gene encoding uncharacterized protein LOC113025121: MEKYLFLSHRKYMAIHTNAKKSAPLFHNKENHIFKIIPQISFSFNYLHKGDFIFRRVVFKNWCDKSTQVHTVSKTKSNNLLKRKYAFSNVFTVPKKSKRNHEYIKFSEIPFPSKILSIPGNQIFFLSEVKSFNAQIFSEILTAAEVKHLNDKLNTCRIEEQKELKLKDECKPIHRQNNDKKFYHLIIEEMQKKIPSVEPNRFFPFLKEYLQSNEQKQYAFAIVVMKHSKNIIVSPAFRPDFKTQKTQKTIKHSEPCLCEALEPFLQQFGILVEDILIYTFNSPCLGCLCLLLGKAYLWRFKYGFSTTVAFTQFYKQNCFQTLTYSSTNMLGPRGVFYEDSQRCKRDCFKLKSFTVTRKIFQNIRKLSEKEERRSFHKKIKSYVSVLETLAKNSFCSRETHLQRGKNTIYSFVFPQEIQDECRESLVEDWCELVNDSAMSMICCSQNTPKAFEITVAKIREKMAMNCTDPTLELIYQNPISSCETNSPLNLYHLQNKP, encoded by the exons ATGGAAAAGTATCTGTTTTTAAGCCATAGAAA GTACATGGCTATACATACCAACG CTAAGAAATCAGCACCCTTGTTCCATaacaaagaaaatcacatttttaaaataataccaCAAATATCATTCAGTTTTAATTATCTCCATAAAGGTGACTTCATCTTTCGACGTGTTGTCTTTAAAAATTGGTGTGATAAATCAACTCAGGTTCATACTGTATCTAAAACAAAATCTAATAACCTCCTCAAAAGAAAATACgcattttcaaatgtttttaccGTTCCtaagaaatcaaaaagaaatcatgAATATATAAAATTCTCTGAAATTCCTTTTCCTTCAAAAATTCTCAGCATACCCggcaatcagattttttttttatccgaAGTTAAAAGTTTCAATGCACAAATTTTTTCTGAGATATTGACAGCAGCTGaagtgaaacatttaaatgataaaCTCAATACTTGTAGAATAGAAGAGCAGAAAGAACTGAAGCTTAAGGATGAATGTAAACCGATTCATCGACAGAATAACGATAAGAAATTTTATCATTTAATAATtgaagaaatgcagaaaaaaattccAAGTGTTGAGCCAAACAgattttttccatttctgaaAGAATACCTTCAAAGTAATGAACAAAAGCAGTATGCATTTGCTATTGTTGTCATGAAACATAGTAAAAATATCATTGTTTCTCCAGCATTTAGGCCAGATTTtaaaacccaaaaaacccagaaaacgaTAAAGCATAGTGAACCTTGTTTATGTGAAGCTTTGGAACCTTTTTTGCAACAGTTTGGAATTTTAGTGGAGGATATTCTGATTTATACATTCAATAGTCCTTGTTTAGGTTGTTTGTGTCTACTTCTTGGAAAAGCTTATCTCTGGCGCTTTAAATATGGATTTTCCACAACTGTAGCATTCACACAATTTTATAAACAAAATTGTTTCCAAACTCTCACCTACTCATCTACCAACATGTTAGGTCCACGCGGTGTGTTTTATGAAGACAGTCAAAGATGTAAGCGTGATTGCTTCAAACTGAAGTCTTTCACAGTCACACGTAAAATCTTCCAAAATATCAGGAAACTtagtgaaaaagaagaaagacgcAGCTtccataagaaaataaaatcctaTGTGTCTGTGCTGGAAACACTGGCAAAAAATTCCTTTTGTTCACGTGAAACACATTTACAACGtggtaaaaacacaatttattcttTCGTATTTCCCCAAGAGATCCAAGATGAATGTAGAGAGAGTCTTGTAGAGGACTGGTGTGAACTGGTGAACGACAGTGCCATGTCTATGATATGCTGTAGTCAAAATACTCCCAAGGCATTTGAAATTACTGTGGCaaaaa